One region of Permianibacter fluminis genomic DNA includes:
- a CDS encoding DUF6988 family protein, which translates to MTSRLIVDPSIMALEANLSLSVSLESALLGLTEATYPTTDPRIEVARSLCDLVFEHWHSFCALLEIGQFSSAMVMMRSQYEAFVRSVWITYAASDSWVEKLSAELTTETAKQANDLPLLAAMISEMEGKAPALAMDTIREIKEKGWKHMSSFAHGGLFAIHRGSRGYPIPFLEQTLRNVNGIAVSAGMMVVILSGNPNLQGVIPRIQQDFSPCLPPPKFVAP; encoded by the coding sequence ATGACATCGCGACTGATTGTGGACCCTAGCATTATGGCCTTGGAGGCCAACTTAAGCTTGTCAGTATCGCTTGAGAGCGCTTTGCTTGGACTGACTGAAGCAACATATCCAACTACCGATCCTCGTATTGAGGTGGCGAGAAGCCTTTGCGATTTGGTCTTCGAGCATTGGCACAGCTTCTGTGCACTTCTTGAAATTGGCCAGTTCTCATCTGCCATGGTCATGATGCGTTCTCAGTATGAGGCTTTTGTCCGTTCTGTATGGATTACATATGCAGCTTCAGATTCTTGGGTAGAAAAGCTTTCTGCTGAACTGACTACTGAAACGGCGAAACAGGCTAACGATTTGCCTTTACTTGCAGCGATGATCTCGGAAATGGAGGGAAAGGCGCCAGCATTAGCCATGGACACGATCAGGGAGATTAAGGAAAAAGGCTGGAAGCATATGAGTTCGTTTGCTCATGGAGGGCTGTTCGCTATCCATCGAGGGAGCAGAGGCTACCCCATTCCTTTCCTAGAGCAGACGCTCCGCAATGTGAATGGGATCGCCGTTAGTGCTGGAATGATGGTGGTTATCCTCTCAGGAAATCCTAATCTTCAAGGCGTAATTCCACGAATCCAGCAGGATTTCTCGCCGTGTCTTCCACCGCCAAAATTCGTAGCGCCTTAA
- a CDS encoding arsenate reductase/protein-tyrosine-phosphatase family protein produces MKRLQWVAIFLLLLSGCGNAFESKPVTVVFVCQYGYGKSLVAARHFEQKAAASGLNVQVLARGLTPTSTVAPAMVTALANDGFDVSQFQPSALTAADIELADRIVSFGVDVPGAVAITTRVDDVPALSQDYVAGRDRINQILDRLLIELMAERQLIETD; encoded by the coding sequence ATGAAGCGCCTACAGTGGGTCGCCATTTTCTTGCTGCTGCTGAGTGGCTGCGGCAATGCCTTCGAGAGCAAGCCAGTGACCGTTGTTTTTGTCTGCCAATACGGCTACGGCAAAAGCCTGGTCGCTGCGCGCCACTTCGAGCAAAAAGCTGCCGCCAGTGGCTTGAACGTGCAGGTGCTGGCGCGCGGTCTGACACCGACATCGACCGTCGCGCCAGCGATGGTCACGGCATTGGCGAACGATGGCTTTGATGTCAGCCAGTTTCAGCCATCGGCACTGACAGCAGCGGATATCGAGCTGGCCGATCGCATCGTCAGCTTTGGTGTTGACGTGCCGGGAGCCGTGGCGATCACAACACGGGTTGATGATGTGCCGGCGCTGAGTCAGGACTATGTGGCGGGTCGTGATCGGATCAATCAGATTCTGGATCGATTGTTGATTGAGCTGATGGCGGAGCGGCAGTTGATTGAGACGGATTGA
- a CDS encoding chromate resistance protein ChrB domain-containing protein, whose protein sequence is MKWITRERPKIDRIACPWLIQRFIDPNPEFLFVPADHVLIGAERLGAIPFDIPAVELSHDGPRCSFDAFLKRYQLSDPALHALADIVRAADTDNLADSAQAAGLLAISLGLSANIKDDHQLLAAGFVIYDALYSWCRSGQHERHHWQAGTPTRTAGARP, encoded by the coding sequence ATGAAATGGATTACCCGCGAACGTCCCAAGATTGATCGCATTGCCTGCCCCTGGCTGATTCAGCGTTTCATCGATCCCAACCCCGAATTTCTGTTCGTCCCGGCAGACCACGTGCTGATCGGCGCCGAGCGGCTCGGCGCCATCCCGTTTGATATTCCCGCGGTCGAGCTGAGTCATGACGGCCCACGCTGTTCGTTTGATGCCTTCCTCAAGCGCTATCAACTCAGCGATCCCGCGCTGCATGCGCTCGCGGATATCGTTCGCGCCGCCGACACTGACAATCTTGCCGATTCAGCACAAGCGGCAGGATTGCTCGCCATCTCGCTTGGGCTAAGCGCAAATATCAAAGACGACCACCAGCTATTGGCTGCTGGCTTCGTGATCTATGACGCGCTGTACAGCTGGTGCCGCTCCGGGCAACACGAGCGGCACCACTGGCAAGCAGGCACGCCGACCCGCACCGCCGGAGCACGGCCATGA
- a CDS encoding M20/M25/M40 family metallo-hydrolase: protein MKRLILSSLLLTLTLTLTVSARAADHYLTVDSNDWREAQQQLRASALPAQAIAERRGVSLLKVTDAQLDQLTIFFHEQKKRCGGFFAFDNLARAQSFLTSEGSASTAIAAAYTIDQQTVVRPLLSAVTESNLRSTMTTLANYQNRYYNSSYGKSSSEWIRDQWSQLASGRSDISVALKGCSNCGLQQNVVLTITGTELPNEYVVLGAHADSIISGMTTESRAPGADDDGSGVSVLTEVLRVALANNFRPRRTVQFMAYAGEEVGLRGSQALASEYQTAGKNVYGVIQFDMTNYAGTGADVWVMTDNGNASMIQYLRDLFDEYLAPTGLTRADTSCGYACSDHASWTRSGFPAAMYAETSFSQTNQNLHTVNDTLAASGGNANHSVAFAKLGLVFAYEAGKTGSGPPPPTDPELQPGVPVGNLSGAAGSSKYYLLKVPGNAINLRIATTGGSGDLDLYVKYGSKPTTASADCKSEGSNSTETCNIPTAQLGDYYVLLSGYSAYSGVTLTASYAVVDGGVSFENTADYIIPDNNTTGIKSSITVTGTSTAGTVSVAFNIVHPYIGDLIVDLIHPDGTVYNLHNRSGGSADNINKTYSVNVGSKPRAGVWNLRVRDRAASDVGKIDSWKLTFPSP, encoded by the coding sequence GTGAAACGCCTTATCCTGAGCAGCTTGCTGCTGACGCTGACGCTGACGCTTACCGTCAGCGCTCGTGCAGCCGATCACTACCTTACCGTCGACAGCAACGACTGGCGCGAAGCGCAGCAGCAACTGCGCGCGTCAGCATTGCCCGCACAAGCCATCGCCGAGCGCCGTGGCGTCAGCCTGCTGAAAGTCACAGACGCGCAACTGGACCAGTTGACCATTTTTTTTCATGAGCAAAAAAAACGCTGCGGCGGCTTCTTTGCCTTTGACAACTTGGCACGTGCGCAAAGCTTTCTGACCAGCGAAGGCAGCGCGTCAACGGCCATCGCAGCAGCCTATACCATCGATCAGCAGACAGTGGTGCGACCGCTGCTGAGTGCAGTGACGGAAAGCAATTTGCGCAGCACCATGACCACGCTGGCCAATTACCAGAACCGCTATTACAACTCCAGTTACGGCAAAAGCTCGTCGGAGTGGATTCGCGATCAATGGAGCCAGCTGGCCAGTGGCCGCAGCGACATCAGTGTCGCGCTGAAGGGTTGCAGCAATTGCGGTCTGCAGCAGAACGTGGTGTTGACCATCACCGGCACCGAGTTGCCGAACGAGTATGTCGTACTTGGCGCTCACGCTGATTCGATCATCAGCGGCATGACCACCGAATCGCGGGCGCCTGGCGCCGACGATGATGGCTCCGGCGTGTCTGTGCTGACCGAGGTGCTGCGCGTGGCATTGGCCAACAACTTCCGGCCGCGCCGTACCGTGCAGTTCATGGCCTATGCTGGCGAAGAGGTTGGCCTACGCGGTTCACAAGCGCTTGCCAGTGAATACCAAACCGCCGGTAAAAACGTTTACGGCGTCATTCAGTTCGACATGACCAACTACGCCGGCACGGGTGCCGATGTCTGGGTCATGACCGACAACGGCAACGCCAGCATGATCCAATACCTGCGCGATCTGTTTGACGAATACCTGGCGCCAACCGGGCTGACGCGCGCAGACACCAGCTGCGGCTACGCCTGCTCGGATCATGCGTCATGGACCCGTTCTGGTTTTCCCGCCGCCATGTACGCCGAAACCAGCTTCAGCCAAACCAACCAAAATCTGCACACGGTCAACGACACGCTTGCCGCCAGCGGTGGCAATGCCAATCACTCGGTCGCGTTCGCGAAACTTGGCTTGGTGTTCGCCTATGAAGCCGGCAAAACCGGCAGCGGACCGCCGCCGCCGACCGATCCGGAATTGCAGCCCGGCGTGCCGGTTGGCAATCTCAGCGGCGCTGCGGGTTCCAGCAAATACTATCTCCTGAAAGTGCCGGGCAATGCGATCAATCTGCGCATCGCCACCACCGGCGGCAGCGGTGATCTGGATCTGTATGTCAAATACGGCAGCAAACCGACCACGGCCAGTGCCGATTGCAAATCGGAAGGCTCCAACTCGACCGAAACCTGCAATATCCCGACCGCACAGCTCGGCGACTACTACGTGCTGCTCTCGGGTTATTCGGCGTACAGCGGCGTCACATTGACGGCCAGTTACGCGGTGGTTGATGGCGGTGTCAGCTTTGAAAACACCGCTGACTACATCATCCCGGACAACAACACGACCGGCATCAAAAGCTCGATCACAGTCACCGGCACCAGCACCGCCGGCACTGTCAGCGTCGCGTTCAACATTGTCCATCCCTATATCGGGGATTTGATCGTCGATCTGATTCACCCGGATGGCACCGTCTACAACCTGCACAATCGCAGCGGCGGTTCGGCCGACAACATCAACAAGACCTACTCGGTCAACGTTGGCAGCAAGCCGCGCGCCGGCGTCTGGAACCTGCGCGTGCGCGATCGCGCCGCGTCGGATGTCGGCAAGATCGACAGCTGGAAGCTGACCTTCCCGTCACCTTGA